The nucleotide sequence TCGCCGCCATCCGCTACGCGCGCGAGAACGGCGTCCCCTACCTGGGCATCTGCCTGGGCATGCAGCTGGCCGTCATCGAGTTCTCGCGGCATGTCGCCGGCCTGGGCGGCGCCAACAGCACCGAATTCGATCCCGCCGCGCCGCATCCGGTGGTGGCGCTGATCACCGAATGGATGGACCGCGAAGGCCGTGTGGAAAAGCGCGATGCCAATTCCGACCTGGGCGGCACCATGCGCAAGGGCGCGCAGCGCTGCCCCGTCAAGCCGGGCACGCGCGCCGCGCAGATCTACGGGCCGGAGGTCAACGAGCGGCACCGCCACCGCTACGAGGTCAACAACGTGTACGTGCCGCGCCTGGAAGAAGCCGGCATGGTGATCAGCGCGCGCACGCCCACGGAAAACCTGCCTGAAATGATGGAACTGCCGTCGCATCCCTGGTTCGTGGGCGTGCAGTTCCACCCGGAATTCACCTCCACGCCGCGCGATGGGCACCCGCTGTTCTCCAGCTATATCCAGGCGGCCATCGACCGGCAGCAGGGCCGGGCCAAGGACGCCGCGTGACGCGCCGCGGCCGGCTCGCCCGCCGCGTCCGCCACGTGCCCCATGGCGCCGGCCCGTCCGGCGCCATGGCGTAAAGTTTTCATCGATCTTATCGACATAGGGAAGAACCATCATGAGTGCAATCGTCGACATCATCGGCCGCGAAATCCTCGATTCGCGCGGCAATCCGACCGTGGAATGCGATGTACTGCTGGAATCGGGCGCCATGGGCCGCGCCGCGGTGCCCTCGGGCGCGTCCACCGGTACCCGCGAAGCCATCGAGTTGCGCGACGGCGACAAGAACCGCTACCTGGGCAAGGGCGTGCTGCGCGCGGTGGAGAACCTGAACACGGAAATCTCCGAAGCGCTGATGGGCCTGGACGCGCAGGAACAGACCTTCGTCGACCGCACCCTGATCGAGCTGGACGGCACCGACGCCAAGGAGCGCCTGGGCGCCAATGCCATCCTGGCCGCCAGCATGGCGGTGGCGCGCGCCGCCGCCGACGAATCCGGCCTGTCGCTGTACCGCTATTTCGGCGGCAGCGGGCCCATGAGCATGCCCGTGCCCATGATGAACGTCATCAATGGCGGCGCCCATGCCAACAACACCCTGGACCTGCAGGAATTCATGATCCTGCCGGTGGGCGCGGCCAGCTTCCGCGAAGCCCTGCGCTGGGGCGCGGAAGTCTTCCACGCCCTGAAGAAACTGATCAACGCCCAGGGCATGTCCACCGCCGTCGGCGACGAGGGCGGCTTCGCGCCCAACGTCGCCAACCACGAAGCCGCCATCCAGCTGATCCTGAAGGCCATCGGCGAAGCCGGCTACGAGCCCGGCACGCAGATCGCGCTGGGCCTGGACTGCGCCAGCTCGGAGTTCTTCAAGAACGGCAAGTACGTGCTGGAAGGCGAGGGCGGCATTTCGCTCAGCTCGCAGGAGTTCGCCAACCTGCTGGCCACCTGGTGCGACAAGTACCCCATCATCTCCATCGAGGACGGCATGGCCGAAAACGATTGGGAAGGCTGGAAGCTGCTGACCGACCAGTTGGGCAAGAAGGTGCAGCTGGTGGGCGACGACCTGTTCGTCACCAATACCCGCATCCTGAAGGAAGGCATCTCCAAGGGCGTGGCCAACTCCATCCTGATCAAGATCAACCAGATCGGCACGCTGACCGAGACCTTCGCCGCCATCGAAATGGCCAAGCGCGCGGGCTACACCGCCGTGGTGTCGCACCGCTCGGGCGAAACGGAAGATTCCACCATCGCCGATATCGCCGTCGCGACCAATGCCATGCAGATCAAGACGGGCTCGCTGTCGCGCTCGGATCGCATGGCCAAGTACAACCAGCTGCTTCGCATCGAGGAAGAACTGGCCGAGGTCGCCTCCTATCCTGGCCTGGAAGCCTTCTACAACCTGCGTTAGCGCCCTCGCGCGCACGACGGCGCGTCGGCCGCGACGCGCCGTTCCAACCCTAACGGATATCCACGCATGCGCCTGTTGTTCCTGGTTCTGCTGGCCCTGGTCTGCCTGATCCAATACCCCCTCTGGCTGGGCAAGGGCGGCTGGTTCAAGGTCTGGGACCTGCAGAAACAGGTGGCCGCCCAGCGCGCCGTCAACGACGGCATGCGGGCGCGCAACGCCGCGCTGGACGCGGAAGTGCGCGATCTGCAGACGGGCACCGGCGCGCTGGAAGAGCGCGCGCGCAGCGAACTGGGCATGATGAAGGACGGCGAGGTCTTCGTACAGATCGTGCCGGCCGGCAGCGTGCCGCCGGCGCCCGTCGCGGCCCCTGGCGGGGCGAACCGGCCTGCCGCGGCGACAGCCGGCCGTGCGGGGTCCGCGCCCGCGGGGCAGGCTGCCCGCCGCTGAGCTCGCCCCGTCCGCCAGGACGGGCGTGATCCGGCAGGCGGCCCACAGGCGTTGGCGATGGCGGGCCGTGCTGGCCCTTCATCGCGACGCAGGCAGCCCCGCTTGCCGCTCATCGCGCCGGCCCCGGGGGTGGCCACCTGGCCGTCATCGTGACCACGCTGGCGGCAGGCAGCACAGCTGGACACCGCAGGCGGGATCCCGGAAGGGCCCGCCGGGCGCCGCCTCGGTGGCCGGGCTTGCGTGTGCGTGGGGCTCGCGCGCATTGCCCAGCGGAACATGACCCTTTTGCGCGCCGTCTTTTGCCCGCGATGGCGTGTCCTGCCCATGTCCGCGGAATTGCCAGGACACCAGCGGCCCTTTGGGCGACGCGCCCGCCTTGCCCGGTCCGCGCGACGCCGGTGGCCTGGACACCGCGGTAGGCGCGCCGCCGGTCGCAGCCCCCCACAACACTGGATGCGACTGCATGGGCAGGGCGGATTCCATCGCCATCACCAGCATCCCGGCGCGGGCTGCGGGATGGCTCGCCTCCGGCCCGTTCCCGTCGCGCATCGCGGCCAGGCGCTTCAGTATCGCGCGCAGTCCCGGCACCAGCGGCGGGTGTACATAGGTCAAACGCAGCCGCAGCATATTGGCCTCGAAAATCGTCTGGCCGGACAGGGGGCCCCGGCCGCCCGCCCAGCCCATGCGGCGGCGCCGCAGGTGTTGTTCCGCCTGGTAATCGTTGTTGATCGCGGGCAGGCCGGCCGCGCCCGCCACGCGCAGCGCGGCGTCGCCGAAGTCGGCAAAGGCGAGGGACCCCGGCGACAGCACATCGATGCGCCATGGCGGCGCACCGGCCGTTCTCGCGACGTCCAGGAAGGCGGCACGCATGCGGGCCCGCGCGTCGCCATGCGGTCCGGGAGGGTGGAATAGCGGCAGCAGGGCGTCTTCGAAGGCCTGGTCGATGATGGCCGGCCGGGCGTGGACGGTCGCGCCGGCGCGCGCGGCCTCCAGCAAGGCCAGGCTGAGCATTTGCCGGACGACATGCCAGCGCGCGGCTTCCACGACGAAGAGCGCCCCGAACAACAAAGGCAGCGCCGTGACGGCAAAGGAGGCGGCGGCCGCGCCAAGCTGACGGGCGGCCCCGCGCGCGGGCAGGGGAAGCATGGCGGGGAGTGTGCGGCGCCATGCGGTGGCTGTCGATTGCGATATCTACGCGTGATGCGCGCGACACATGCCTGTCCGGTGACAGGTGCCTGGCGCCCGCCGGCGCTGTCGGGTGCCCCGAGCCAGCTGCCCGGTACCGGGTACGGCGCTCAATGCACCGTGGGCGGATCCTGTTCCGGCAGCGCCTGCGATTCCGTGAAGAGCCCCGCGCAATCCACCGCATCGAACAGGTAGGGCTTGCCGCAGAAATCGCAGGCCACTTCGACCTGTCCGCGTTCGGCCAGGATGTCCTCGATTTCCGCGCGGCCCAGCATGCGCAACATGTCGGCGACCTTGGCGCGGTTGCAGGGACAGTGCCAGCGCACGCCCGCCGGATCGAAGGTCAGCAGCGTTTCTTCCCAGTACAGGCGATGGATCAGCGTATCGATATCCGTGGCCAGCAGCTCGTCGGACCCCAGCGTTTGCGTCAGGTGGACGGCGCGGTTCCACGTCTCTTCGGCGGCCTCGGGCGTTTGCGCCGTGCCGCCCTGGCCGGGCAGCCGCTGCAGCAGCATCCCCGCGGCATGATTGTCGTCGGCGGCCAGCCACAGGCGGGTCTCCAGCTGTTCCGACTGCTGCATGTAGTGGCTGAGCGCATCGGCCACGGTTTCGCCGACGATGGGCACGATGCCCTGGTAGGGCTGCTGGCCCGGCGTCTTGCGCTGCGGATCCAGCACGACGATGAAGCGTCCGTTGCCGCCCGGATTCATCAGGCTTTGCATGGTGCCCGTGTCCGGCACGACGCGGTCCTGGCGCAGCTTGACGGTGGCCCGCAGGCTGAGGTCCGCGCGGCACTCCACGACGACCAGGGCGATCGGGCCGTCGCCCTGGATCTGCATGACCAGGGAGCCCTCGAACTTGAGATTGGCGGCCAGCAGCGTGGATGCAGCGATCAGCTCGCCCAGCAGGCGCTTCACCGCAAGGGGGTATTCGTGATTCACCTGGGCCGCGCGCCAGGTGTCGTGCAACCGTACCGCCTGTACGCGTACGGTGCGGTCCTCGAACAGGTATTTCTTCAGAAGATCGGTCATGGGCGCATCTTAGCCGATCGGACCCGCGCGCCAGGGCCCCGGCAGCCAAGGCTGAGCACGGCGGCAGTGCGCGGGCCCCTAGCCTATGCGTTTCAGCACGCGCTTGTACTGCTGGCCGCGTTCGACATAGCCCTGCGTGTTGCCATGCATGCGTTCGATTTCTTCCGGGGTCAGCTCGCGCACCACTTTGCCGACGCCGATCACCAGGCTGTTATCCGGAATGACGCGGCCTTCGGGAATGATGGCGCCCGCGCCGATCAGGCAGTTGCGCCCGACCACGGCGTCATTCAGCACCACGGCCTGGATGCCCACCAGCGCGCCCTCGCGGATGGTGCAGCCATGCAGCATGGCCTGGTGGCCCACGGTGACACGGGCCTCTACCGTCAGGCCATGGCCGGTATCCACGTGCAGGACGGAGGACTCCTGGATGTTGCTGCCGCGGCCGATCACGATGGGGGCGTTGTCCCCGCGTATCGTCACCTGCGGCCAGATGCTGACGTCCGCTTC is from Bordetella bronchialis and encodes:
- the hslO gene encoding Hsp33 family molecular chaperone HslO, producing MTDLLKKYLFEDRTVRVQAVRLHDTWRAAQVNHEYPLAVKRLLGELIAASTLLAANLKFEGSLVMQIQGDGPIALVVVECRADLSLRATVKLRQDRVVPDTGTMQSLMNPGGNGRFIVVLDPQRKTPGQQPYQGIVPIVGETVADALSHYMQQSEQLETRLWLAADDNHAAGMLLQRLPGQGGTAQTPEAAEETWNRAVHLTQTLGSDELLATDIDTLIHRLYWEETLLTFDPAGVRWHCPCNRAKVADMLRMLGRAEIEDILAERGQVEVACDFCGKPYLFDAVDCAGLFTESQALPEQDPPTVH
- the eno gene encoding phosphopyruvate hydratase; this encodes MSAIVDIIGREILDSRGNPTVECDVLLESGAMGRAAVPSGASTGTREAIELRDGDKNRYLGKGVLRAVENLNTEISEALMGLDAQEQTFVDRTLIELDGTDAKERLGANAILAASMAVARAAADESGLSLYRYFGGSGPMSMPVPMMNVINGGAHANNTLDLQEFMILPVGAASFREALRWGAEVFHALKKLINAQGMSTAVGDEGGFAPNVANHEAAIQLILKAIGEAGYEPGTQIALGLDCASSEFFKNGKYVLEGEGGISLSSQEFANLLATWCDKYPIISIEDGMAENDWEGWKLLTDQLGKKVQLVGDDLFVTNTRILKEGISKGVANSILIKINQIGTLTETFAAIEMAKRAGYTAVVSHRSGETEDSTIADIAVATNAMQIKTGSLSRSDRMAKYNQLLRIEEELAEVASYPGLEAFYNLR
- a CDS encoding gamma carbonic anhydrase family protein yields the protein MAIYELDGVAPRIDASAYIADSADIIGDVTLEADVSIWPQVTIRGDNAPIVIGRGSNIQESSVLHVDTGHGLTVEARVTVGHQAMLHGCTIREGALVGIQAVVLNDAVVGRNCLIGAGAIIPEGRVIPDNSLVIGVGKVVRELTPEEIERMHGNTQGYVERGQQYKRVLKRIG
- the ftsB gene encoding cell division protein FtsB, which produces MRLLFLVLLALVCLIQYPLWLGKGGWFKVWDLQKQVAAQRAVNDGMRARNAALDAEVRDLQTGTGALEERARSELGMMKDGEVFVQIVPAGSVPPAPVAAPGGANRPAAATAGRAGSAPAGQAARR